Proteins from a genomic interval of Gemmatimonadaceae bacterium:
- a CDS encoding ABC transporter permease, translating into MRLAFRELLLAFKRAPLLSLLGVVTIGFSLFAFGLFGLVALNIQSALRSVEDRVEIRAFLMDGTKDAQVDELMRGVAKVPEVADIGYVTPDSALIRAKSELEEFRDVMDGAMLPASVEIRLREGKRDPATVQAVSRRLQTYPIVEEVRYGREWVEKLYKIRTVAGIAATVLGSVFAFVAVIIIGSTIRMSILARTREIEIMRLVGATNWFVRLPYLLDGLFKGIAGGILAVGLTYVTSQLVTRLLMKAEFFHANQIALGILAGGVLGFIGSWLSVGRHLRQVWRDA; encoded by the coding sequence ATGAGACTTGCCTTCCGCGAGCTGCTGCTCGCCTTCAAGCGCGCGCCGCTGTTGTCGCTGCTGGGCGTCGTCACCATCGGCTTTTCGCTGTTCGCCTTCGGGCTGTTCGGGCTGGTGGCGCTCAACATTCAGAGCGCGCTCCGCAGCGTGGAAGATCGCGTCGAGATTCGCGCCTTCCTGATGGATGGCACCAAGGATGCCCAGGTCGACGAGTTGATGCGCGGCGTGGCCAAGGTGCCCGAAGTCGCCGACATCGGCTATGTCACCCCCGACTCGGCGCTGATTCGCGCCAAATCCGAACTCGAAGAGTTCCGCGACGTGATGGACGGCGCCATGCTCCCGGCCTCGGTGGAGATCCGGCTGCGCGAGGGAAAGCGTGACCCGGCCACCGTGCAGGCGGTGTCGCGCCGGCTGCAGACGTATCCGATCGTGGAAGAAGTACGCTACGGCCGCGAGTGGGTGGAAAAGCTGTACAAGATCCGCACCGTGGCCGGCATTGCCGCGACCGTGCTGGGGAGTGTGTTCGCGTTCGTGGCGGTGATCATCATTGGCTCCACCATTCGCATGTCGATCCTGGCGCGCACGCGCGAGATCGAGATCATGCGGCTGGTCGGGGCCACCAACTGGTTCGTGCGGCTGCCGTATCTGCTCGACGGGCTCTTCAAGGGGATCGCCGGTGGCATACTGGCGGTGGGTCTGACCTACGTGACCAGCCAGCTCGTGACCCGCCTGCTCATGAAGGCCGAGTTCTTCCACGCGAACCAGATCGCGCTGGGGATCTTGGCCGGCGGCGTGCTGGGCTTCATCGGCAGCTGGCTGTCGGTCGGACGCCACCTGCGTCAGGTCTGGCGCGACGCATGA
- a CDS encoding peptidoglycan DD-metalloendopeptidase family protein: MMGRRYWRLCCRALLCALPVTARAQAGGAQPPAQTAEQRLRAQQDELARLRRERSDLEEKMNELQRSARTLADEVNNLEAQRQTTRRLVQALDQQLETINDEVARAGKGLVQAEQELTDKRSGLQRRMVEIYKRGSLYDVEAMLSAQSFANLVARYKYLHELALHDRGMVRRVEGLRDKIIKQRLLLVQLQDEVERNRQEKAREASRLANLENRRQASLTQVQRSAAQTRERLQQLARDESRIASVLANLETARRRAEMTPNARPAAPSTIRTSDLGKLDWPVDGGVLYRFGRVINPNNTTTRWNGMGISANTGTPVRSIAAGEVVLADNVGTYGPTVIVQHGGGDYSVYGSLARIDVKKGQQIAKGAVVGTVGATDPDLPPHLHFEIRPKGRAVDPLEWLRAQR; encoded by the coding sequence ATGATGGGGCGGCGGTACTGGCGGTTGTGCTGCCGTGCCCTGCTCTGTGCGCTGCCGGTGACGGCCCGCGCCCAGGCCGGTGGTGCCCAGCCCCCCGCGCAGACCGCCGAGCAGCGCCTGCGGGCGCAGCAGGATGAACTGGCGCGTCTTCGCCGCGAGCGCAGCGATCTTGAAGAAAAGATGAACGAGCTCCAGCGGAGCGCGCGCACCCTGGCCGATGAGGTGAACAACCTCGAGGCGCAGCGCCAGACGACGCGCCGGCTCGTGCAGGCCCTCGATCAGCAGCTCGAAACGATCAATGACGAAGTGGCGCGCGCCGGCAAGGGGCTGGTCCAGGCTGAGCAGGAGCTCACCGACAAGCGCTCGGGGCTCCAGCGGCGCATGGTGGAGATCTACAAGCGCGGCAGCCTGTACGATGTGGAAGCCATGCTCTCCGCGCAGAGCTTTGCCAACCTGGTGGCGCGCTACAAGTACCTGCACGAGTTGGCGCTCCACGACCGCGGCATGGTGCGGCGCGTGGAGGGGCTGCGCGACAAGATCATCAAGCAGCGCCTGCTGCTCGTGCAGCTGCAGGACGAAGTCGAGCGCAACCGCCAGGAGAAGGCGCGCGAAGCGAGTCGGCTGGCCAACCTCGAGAACCGGCGGCAGGCGAGCCTCACGCAGGTGCAGCGGAGCGCCGCCCAAACACGCGAGCGGCTGCAGCAGCTGGCGCGCGACGAATCCCGCATTGCGAGCGTGCTGGCGAATCTCGAAACGGCCCGTCGCCGCGCCGAGATGACGCCCAATGCGCGCCCGGCCGCGCCCAGTACGATTCGGACCAGTGACCTGGGCAAGCTCGATTGGCCGGTGGACGGGGGCGTGCTCTATCGCTTCGGGCGCGTGATCAACCCGAACAACACCACGACGCGCTGGAACGGCATGGGGATCAGCGCCAACACGGGCACGCCGGTGCGCTCCATCGCCGCCGGTGAGGTGGTGCTGGCCGACAACGTGGGCACCTACGGCCCCACCGTGATCGTGCAACACGGCGGCGGCGACTACTCGGTGTACGGCTCGCTCGCCCGGATCGACGTGAAGAAGGGGCAGCAGATCGCCAAGGGCGCGGTGGTGGGCACCGTGGGCGCGACCGACCCCGACTTGCCGCCGCATCTCCACTTCGAGATCCGCCCCAAGGGGCGCGCCGTCGATCCGCTCGAGTGGCTGCGGGCGCAGCGGTAG
- the ftsE gene encoding cell division ATP-binding protein FtsE: MSGILRVSNVSKDYPRSGHALRNVSFEMNKGEFVFLVGHSGAGKTTLLRMLSMEERPSSGEVRVSGYSSASIKKREIPHLRRRLGIVFQDFRLLPDRTAEQNVAFALEVTGASHGQIGNKVARLLTQVGLASKATAYPHELSGGEQQRVAIARALANDPFLLLADEPTGNLDDRATHAIYLLLREINARGTAVLMASHDISMIERSGQRFIELDKGELVFDGTDVARLKADMRAKR; this comes from the coding sequence ATGTCTGGCATTCTTCGCGTCTCCAACGTTTCCAAGGACTACCCGCGCTCGGGCCATGCCCTGCGCAACGTGTCCTTCGAGATGAACAAGGGGGAGTTTGTCTTTCTCGTGGGCCACAGCGGCGCGGGGAAGACGACGCTGCTCCGCATGCTCTCCATGGAGGAGCGCCCGTCGAGCGGCGAAGTGCGCGTCTCCGGCTACTCCAGCGCCTCCATCAAGAAGCGCGAGATCCCCCACCTGCGCCGCCGGCTGGGAATCGTATTCCAGGACTTCCGGCTGCTCCCCGATCGCACCGCCGAACAGAACGTTGCGTTCGCGCTCGAAGTCACCGGCGCGTCGCACGGACAGATCGGCAACAAGGTGGCGCGACTCCTCACGCAGGTGGGGCTGGCCTCCAAGGCCACCGCGTATCCGCACGAACTCTCTGGCGGTGAGCAGCAGCGGGTGGCAATCGCCCGGGCGCTCGCCAACGACCCCTTCCTGCTCCTCGCCGACGAACCCACCGGCAATCTCGATGACCGGGCGACACACGCCATCTACCTCCTGCTCCGCGAAATCAATGCGCGCGGCACGGCCGTGCTGATGGCGTCGCACGACATCAGCATGATTGAGCGCTCGGGGCAGCGGTTCATCGAACTCGACAAGGGCGAGCTGGTCTTCGACGGGACCGACGTGGCGCGCCTGAAGGCCGACATGCGGGCCAAGCGATGA